Proteins found in one Cetobacterium ceti genomic segment:
- a CDS encoding DUF4911 domain-containing protein produces MPNQNYEFRIKTRREDIDFINKIMEAYEGIGVVRTKNADAGDLTIVSTADFKDDVRMIVEDLDKKWVVAKIVSEGPWSGEL; encoded by the coding sequence ATGCCAAATCAAAATTATGAATTTAGAATAAAAACAAGAAGAGAAGATATTGATTTTATTAATAAAATCATGGAAGCTTATGAGGGAATAGGTGTAGTTCGTACTAAAAATGCAGATGCAGGAGATCTTACAATAGTATCTACAGCTGATTTTAAAGACGATGTAAGAATGATCGTAGAAGATTTAGATAAAAAATGGGTTGTAGCTAAAATTGTATCAGAGGGACCTTGGTCTGGAGAACTATAA
- the rsmA gene encoding 16S rRNA (adenine(1518)-N(6)/adenine(1519)-N(6))-dimethyltransferase RsmA, translating into MSFKHKKKYGQNFLTDQDEVLDKIMEVSGVTSEDHIIEIGPGEGALTGLLLQEAAKVTCIEIDTDLEKILRKKYSTNEKFNLVMGDVLEVDINPLIEKKAKVVANIPYYITSPIINKIIDNRDKIDEMYVMVQKEVAERVCADSGKERSILTLAVEYYGEAEYLFTIPKEFFTPAPKVDSAFMSIKFYGDRRYENRISEELFFKYVKAAFSNKRKNIVNNLATLGYSKDEVREVIEQLNISGNERAENLTIEEFINLAEIFEKKKK; encoded by the coding sequence ATGTCCTTTAAACACAAAAAAAAATATGGACAAAACTTCCTTACGGACCAAGATGAAGTCTTAGATAAAATAATGGAAGTTTCAGGAGTTACATCTGAGGATCATATTATTGAGATAGGTCCTGGAGAGGGAGCTTTGACTGGATTACTTTTACAAGAGGCTGCAAAGGTAACATGTATTGAGATTGATACAGATTTAGAAAAAATATTAAGAAAGAAATATTCTACTAATGAAAAATTCAACCTAGTAATGGGAGATGTTTTAGAAGTAGATATAAATCCATTAATTGAAAAAAAAGCTAAGGTAGTAGCAAATATACCTTATTACATTACATCACCTATTATTAATAAAATTATTGATAATAGAGATAAGATAGATGAAATGTATGTTATGGTTCAAAAGGAAGTTGCAGAGAGAGTTTGTGCTGATTCAGGTAAAGAAAGAAGTATATTAACTTTAGCTGTGGAGTATTATGGGGAAGCTGAATATTTATTTACAATACCAAAGGAGTTTTTCACTCCTGCACCAAAGGTAGATTCAGCATTTATGTCTATTAAATTCTATGGTGATAGAAGATATGAAAATAGAATATCTGAAGAGCTATTCTTTAAATATGTAAAAGCAGCTTTCTCTAATAAGAGAAAAAATATAGTAAATAATCTAGCAACATTGGGTTATTCTAAGGATGAAGTAAGAGAAGTAATAGAACAGTTAAATATTTCAGGGAATGAAAGAGCTGAGAATTTAACAATTGAAGAGTTTATAAACCTTGCTGAAATATTTGAAAAGAAAAAGAAATAA
- the hpt gene encoding hypoxanthine phosphoribosyltransferase — MNYKKIDVDVMISQEEIQKRIKELAREIEKDYEGKELICLGLLKGSIMFMADLLKEVNLPLAMDFMKVSSYHGGTDSTGVVKILKDVDLDITGKNILIIEDIIDTGLTLQYVKNFLGSKKPNEIKVCSLLDKPSRRKVEMVGEYIGFEIPDEFVLGYGLDYDEYYRNLPFVGKVSK, encoded by the coding sequence ATGAACTATAAAAAAATTGATGTTGATGTTATGATTTCTCAAGAGGAGATCCAAAAGAGAATTAAGGAACTAGCTAGAGAGATTGAAAAAGACTATGAAGGTAAAGAATTAATCTGTTTAGGACTATTAAAAGGGTCTATTATGTTTATGGCAGATTTATTAAAGGAAGTAAACTTACCTTTAGCAATGGATTTTATGAAGGTATCAAGTTACCATGGTGGAACTGATAGTACAGGAGTAGTAAAAATCTTAAAAGACGTTGACTTAGATATTACAGGAAAAAATATACTAATAATAGAAGACATCATCGATACAGGACTTACTTTACAATATGTTAAGAATTTCTTAGGAAGTAAAAAACCAAATGAGATTAAAGTTTGTAGTCTATTAGACAAACCAAGCAGAAGAAAAGTTGAAATGGTTGGAGAATATATTGGATTTGAAATTCCAGATGAGTTTGTATTAGGTTATGGATTAGATTATGATGAGTATTATAGAAACCTACCATTCGTAGGAAAAGTTAGTAAATAA
- a CDS encoding PASTA domain-containing protein, whose protein sequence is MKKIIVIFLSILAFLASIFFAFNIFLKVYFNEFFYYTPDFKGLTLEEVNKMNSQNIFDIKVAGSEYSNYPPGEIFMQEPHTNRVIKKGRDIKIWISKGSDEIELPNLQGKNLIDITGLLQRDGLNIRKTSYVITPLPYNTIITTNPLPGAKVKRGDSISILVSDVENKKVSMPDLVGIEFNKAKDLLSKNYLSVGNITYKETDYLDPGIVIETSIPSREEVSAGTAVDLIVSK, encoded by the coding sequence ATGAAAAAAATAATTGTCATTTTTCTATCCATTTTAGCTTTTTTAGCTTCTATTTTTTTTGCCTTTAACATCTTTTTAAAAGTTTATTTCAATGAATTTTTCTATTATACCCCAGATTTTAAAGGTTTAACTTTAGAAGAGGTAAATAAAATGAATAGTCAAAATATATTTGATATTAAAGTTGCTGGTAGTGAGTACTCTAATTATCCCCCTGGGGAAATTTTTATGCAAGAGCCACATACAAATAGAGTTATAAAAAAAGGTCGTGATATTAAAATATGGATTAGTAAAGGGTCTGATGAGATTGAACTTCCTAATTTACAAGGGAAGAATTTAATTGATATTACAGGTCTTTTACAAAGAGATGGTTTAAACATAAGAAAAACAAGTTATGTTATAACTCCTCTTCCTTATAATACTATTATTACAACTAATCCTCTTCCTGGAGCAAAGGTTAAAAGAGGAGATAGTATATCTATACTTGTAAGTGATGTAGAAAATAAAAAAGTTTCTATGCCTGATTTAGTTGGTATTGAATTTAATAAAGCAAAAGATTTATTAAGTAAAAATTATTTAAGTGTAGGAAATATAACCTACAAAGAAACCGATTATCTAGATCCAGGAATTGTAATTGAAACAAGTATCCCATCTAGAGAAGAAGTTAGTGCTGGTACAGCCGTTGATTTAATTGTAAGTAAATAG
- the rsgA gene encoding ribosome small subunit-dependent GTPase A, with protein MVLIEGIVINKIQGFYNIKTEDNKEFLCKLRGLLKRKDKKENCTVGDHVVFDADGFITEVKERKNLLLRPLVANIDHIVIQFAAKDPLIDYERLNILLLNSFYYKIPPIIVVNKIDLLTEDEKEEIIKNLDFLKNIDIPYFMISTETGEGIEEIKNYIKDSITAFSGPSGVGKSSILNLLQSERVLATGETSKRLRAGKHTTRDSNLLPMKAGGYVIDTPGFSSVELPDIKTPAELMGLFPEFDLGIGCKFSNCIHINEPGCVVKEAVENNQISQKRYDFYKRCYDKLKNERWNRI; from the coding sequence ATGGTTCTCATAGAAGGAATAGTTATAAATAAAATTCAAGGATTTTATAATATTAAAACAGAGGATAATAAAGAGTTCTTATGTAAATTAAGAGGTCTTTTAAAACGTAAGGATAAAAAAGAAAATTGTACTGTTGGAGACCATGTAGTTTTCGATGCAGATGGATTTATAACAGAGGTAAAGGAACGTAAAAATCTTTTACTTAGACCTTTAGTTGCTAATATTGATCATATAGTTATACAATTTGCAGCTAAGGATCCTTTAATAGATTATGAACGTTTAAATATTCTTTTATTAAATAGTTTTTACTATAAAATTCCTCCAATTATAGTTGTTAATAAAATAGATTTATTAACTGAAGATGAAAAAGAGGAAATTATCAAAAATTTAGATTTCTTAAAAAATATAGATATTCCATATTTTATGATTTCTACTGAAACTGGTGAAGGAATCGAAGAAATTAAAAATTATATTAAAGATTCTATAACTGCATTTAGTGGTCCTAGTGGAGTTGGGAAATCAAGTATTTTAAATCTTTTACAAAGTGAAAGAGTTTTAGCAACTGGTGAAACAAGCAAAAGATTAAGAGCTGGAAAACATACAACAAGAGATAGTAACTTACTTCCTATGAAGGCTGGAGGATATGTTATTGACACTCCAGGATTCTCTTCTGTAGAGCTTCCAGATATTAAAACTCCTGCTGAACTTATGGGTCTTTTCCCTGAGTTTGATTTAGGTATCGGTTGTAAATTTAGTAATTGTATTCACATAAATGAACCTGGCTGTGTTGTTAAAGAAGCCGTGGAAAATAATCAAATATCTCAAAAAAGATATGATTTTTATAAAAGGTGTTATGACAAACTAAAAAACGAGAGGTGGAATAGAATATGA
- the rpe gene encoding ribulose-phosphate 3-epimerase yields the protein MIKIAPSILSADFSKLGEEIIAIDKAGADYVHIDVMDGMFVPNITFGAPVIKSVRNKTELVFDVHLMINQPERYIEDFVKAGADIIVVHAESTIHLHRTIQLIKSFGIKAGVSLNPATPIDILKYIINDIDMVLVMSVNPGFGGQKFIESSIEKIKEIRQLHGTIDIEVDGGITDKTITKCIEAGANVFVAGSYVFSGDYKERIDSLKRR from the coding sequence ATGATAAAAATAGCTCCTTCAATACTTTCAGCTGATTTTAGCAAACTTGGAGAGGAGATTATAGCCATAGACAAAGCTGGAGCTGACTATGTGCATATTGATGTAATGGATGGAATGTTTGTTCCTAATATTACCTTTGGTGCTCCTGTTATAAAATCTGTAAGAAATAAGACTGAACTTGTATTTGACGTTCATTTAATGATTAATCAACCTGAAAGATACATTGAAGATTTCGTAAAAGCTGGAGCTGATATAATAGTTGTCCATGCAGAATCTACAATTCATCTTCACAGAACAATTCAGCTTATTAAATCCTTCGGAATCAAAGCTGGAGTATCGTTAAATCCTGCAACACCAATAGATATTTTGAAATACATTATAAATGATATAGATATGGTTTTAGTTATGAGTGTTAATCCAGGATTTGGAGGACAAAAATTTATCGAAAGTTCTATAGAAAAAATAAAAGAAATTAGACAGTTACACGGGACAATAGATATAGAGGTTGATGGTGGAATCACCGATAAAACAATAACAAAATGTATAGAAGCTGGGGCTAACGTTTTTGTAGCCGGTTCCTATGTATTTTCTGGGGATTATAAAGAGAGAATAGACTCTCTAAAGAGGAGGTAA
- a CDS encoding MarR family winged helix-turn-helix transcriptional regulator, with translation MDINKVNEVLENFYKLFYETEDLALKRGIKCLTHTELHIIEAIGQDSLNMNELADRLGITMGTATVAVTKLGDKGFIERVRSDADRRKVYVSLSKKGLEALNYHNNYHKQIISTITENISDKDLEHFISIFELILKNLEDKTEFFKPVPVTEFPIDSTVSVVEIKGTPIVLDYFSNNGIEHYSILTVIPSKFDDKIALRKDDGSVLEINILDAKNIIGVKVEK, from the coding sequence ATGGATATTAATAAAGTTAATGAAGTCTTAGAAAATTTTTATAAATTATTTTACGAAACTGAGGATTTAGCTTTAAAAAGAGGAATAAAATGTTTAACTCATACTGAGTTACATATTATAGAGGCAATTGGACAGGATTCTTTAAATATGAATGAATTAGCTGATAGATTAGGTATAACTATGGGAACTGCCACAGTTGCTGTAACTAAATTAGGTGATAAAGGATTCATTGAAAGAGTTAGATCTGATGCAGACAGAAGAAAGGTTTATGTTTCTCTTTCTAAAAAAGGATTAGAAGCTTTAAACTATCACAACAATTATCATAAACAAATAATTTCAACTATAACTGAAAATATTTCAGATAAAGATTTAGAGCATTTCATCTCTATTTTTGAACTTATTTTAAAAAATCTTGAAGATAAAACAGAATTCTTTAAACCTGTTCCTGTAACAGAGTTCCCTATTGACTCTACAGTATCAGTTGTAGAAATAAAAGGAACGCCTATTGTTCTTGATTATTTTTCTAACAATGGAATTGAGCACTATTCAATTTTAACAGTTATTCCATCAAAATTTGATGATAAAATAGCCCTAAGAAAAGATGATGGTTCTGTTTTAGAAATAAATATTTTAGATGCTAAAAATATCATAGGTGTAAAGGTCGAAAAATAA
- a CDS encoding Rqc2 family fibronectin-binding protein, whose translation MLYIDGISLNKIAKELREELLNKKIGKIVQTSSLAITLSFGKTNFVVSAFPNLSLAYISEKKEDNFLEENTGFCLNLRKHLLGSTLLDVEEINFDRILVFHFSKLNELGVVNHYKLYFEPMGKHSNIILTDKNNKIIDLIKRFSLEENSLRFLFPGVEYSLPILEKKISPMDLTEKDFYEYKNDGTLISKVNGIGKYLLNNLDSYENFRKILNDTISPKIFYKDKELILGTVLNIEPKNYTKVINFETSQEMINYYLENKNLSNSYKLLKDKLIAITKKNIKKIERTIKTIEKEIEDRENYDRYRELGDILAASLYSLKKGMDKVDLYDFYKDEMCTISLDPLLTPQSNLEKIYKKYNKTKKGLEYSLERVVEFKNNLDYFKGLELFIESSENLENLKIIEEELISQKFIKLPKTNKKKQKKQIKEYNYGKDEIDGYTIYFGRNNLENDNLTMKIAHREEYWFHAKDVPGSHIILKSETLPKDETLIKIATLAGKMSRSNPGDKVTIDYTKKKYINKPKGAKPGFVTYNIFDSIIVTI comes from the coding sequence ATGTTATATATAGATGGTATTTCTCTAAATAAAATTGCAAAGGAATTAAGAGAGGAACTTTTAAATAAAAAAATAGGGAAAATTGTACAAACTAGTTCCCTTGCTATTACCTTAAGTTTTGGAAAAACAAATTTTGTAGTTTCAGCTTTTCCAAATCTTTCCCTAGCATATATTTCAGAGAAAAAAGAGGACAACTTTTTAGAAGAAAATACAGGCTTTTGTTTAAATTTAAGAAAACATCTTTTAGGAAGTACTTTACTAGATGTTGAAGAAATTAATTTTGATAGAATTTTAGTTTTTCATTTTTCAAAATTAAATGAACTTGGTGTTGTCAATCATTATAAATTATATTTTGAACCTATGGGAAAACATTCTAATATTATTTTAACAGATAAAAATAATAAAATTATTGATCTAATTAAAAGATTTTCTCTAGAGGAAAATTCTCTAAGATTTTTATTTCCAGGAGTGGAATATTCTCTTCCTATTTTAGAAAAGAAAATATCTCCTATGGATTTAACAGAAAAAGATTTTTATGAATATAAAAATGATGGAACTTTAATTTCAAAAGTAAATGGTATTGGAAAATATCTACTTAATAATTTAGATTCCTATGAAAATTTTAGAAAAATTTTAAATGATACTATTTCACCTAAGATTTTTTATAAGGATAAGGAACTTATTTTAGGAACTGTTTTAAATATTGAGCCTAAAAATTACACAAAGGTTATTAATTTTGAAACCAGTCAAGAAATGATAAATTATTACTTAGAAAATAAAAATCTATCTAATTCTTATAAATTACTAAAAGATAAATTAATAGCTATTACAAAGAAAAATATAAAAAAAATTGAAAGAACTATAAAAACAATTGAAAAAGAGATTGAAGATAGAGAAAATTATGATAGATATAGAGAACTAGGTGATATTTTAGCTGCTTCTTTATATTCTCTAAAAAAAGGAATGGATAAAGTTGACCTTTATGATTTTTATAAGGATGAAATGTGTACTATTTCTTTAGATCCTCTATTGACTCCACAAAGTAATTTAGAAAAAATTTATAAAAAATACAACAAAACTAAAAAGGGATTAGAATATAGTTTAGAAAGAGTTGTTGAATTTAAAAATAATTTAGATTACTTTAAAGGATTAGAACTTTTTATTGAATCCAGTGAGAACTTAGAAAATTTAAAAATTATTGAAGAGGAATTAATTTCTCAAAAATTTATTAAACTTCCTAAAACAAATAAAAAGAAACAAAAAAAACAGATTAAAGAATATAACTATGGAAAAGATGAAATCGATGGTTACACAATTTACTTTGGAAGAAACAATCTAGAAAATGATAATTTAACTATGAAAATAGCCCATCGTGAAGAGTACTGGTTCCATGCTAAGGATGTACCAGGATCTCATATTATTTTAAAAAGTGAAACTTTACCAAAGGATGAAACTTTAATAAAAATTGCAACCCTTGCTGGTAAAATGTCTAGAAGTAATCCTGGGGATAAAGTAACTATTGATTATACAAAGAAAAAATATATAAATAAACCTAAAGGTGCTAAACCAGGTTTTGTTACATATAATATTTTTGATTCTATTATTGTAACTATATAA
- a CDS encoding ankyrin repeat domain-containing protein: protein MKKYLIFFICFLFLFGCSNNKVQKVYSDEEINAAISTNNTLIMEEILKNGVSPNYQFKDGNNLISLALKNNSLDILRVLLKNKADVNMGLGPIKIMGTDKLSPGQTPIYYVKSLEALKLLVNSGSNINDKNTDGTPLLTYFIKYKPIEYSIYLVEKGAYLNIVDREGWTPVFWAGISGNSELLQSMYNKEPLSFAYKDKKGNYPVYYSYSEPNLEIFLQGHYDLNAKNIYGENILGEVYLKAIANGYLDIVKKLINIGVDKNYESYGENGIDTAMEYNSTEILKYLREIGVKEN from the coding sequence ATGAAAAAATATCTTATATTTTTTATATGTTTTTTATTTCTTTTTGGATGTTCTAATAATAAAGTACAAAAAGTTTATAGTGATGAAGAGATTAACGCAGCTATTAGCACAAATAATACTCTTATAATGGAAGAGATACTTAAAAATGGAGTTTCTCCAAATTACCAATTTAAAGATGGAAATAACTTAATAAGTTTAGCTTTGAAAAATAATTCATTGGATATTTTAAGAGTTCTTTTAAAAAATAAGGCAGATGTAAATATGGGACTTGGACCTATTAAAATAATGGGAACTGATAAATTAAGTCCAGGACAAACACCTATTTATTATGTTAAAAGTTTAGAAGCTTTAAAACTTTTAGTAAATAGTGGTAGTAATATAAATGATAAAAATACAGATGGAACTCCACTTTTAACTTATTTTATAAAATATAAGCCTATAGAATATTCAATTTATTTAGTTGAAAAGGGAGCTTATTTAAATATAGTAGATAGAGAAGGTTGGACTCCTGTATTTTGGGCAGGAATAAGCGGTAATAGTGAGCTTTTGCAAAGTATGTATAACAAAGAGCCTTTATCCTTTGCATATAAGGATAAAAAGGGAAATTATCCCGTATATTATTCCTATTCAGAACCTAATTTAGAAATTTTTTTACAAGGTCATTATGATTTAAATGCTAAAAATATTTATGGGGAAAATATCTTAGGAGAAGTGTATTTAAAAGCTATAGCCAATGGATATTTAGATATAGTAAAAAAGCTTATAAATATAGGTGTAGATAAAAATTATGAATCCTATGGAGAAAATGGAATAGATACTGCTATGGAATATAATAGTACAGAGATTTTAAAATATTTAAGAGAAATAGGAGTTAAAGAAAATTAA
- the typA gene encoding translational GTPase TypA has product MKIKNIAIIAHVDHGKTTVVDCLLRQAGVFAAHELEKVAERVMDSNDIERERGITIFSKNASVHYKDYKINIIDTPGHADFGGEVQRIMKMVDSVILLVDAFEGPMPQTKYVLKKALEQGHRPIVVINKVDRPGSRPEEVLYMVYDLFIELNANDLQLEFPVVYASGKNGYAMKELEDKSDNMQPLFETILEHVEDPEGDINKPLQFLITNLEYDNYVGKLAVGRIMNGSIKRNQEVMLIKRDGKMIKGKASVLYGYEGLKRVEIQEAFAGDIISIAGMEQVDIGETLADVNEPIALPVIDIDEPTLAMTFQVNDSPFAGKEGKFITSRNIWDRLQKELQTNVSMRVEATESPDAFVVKGRGELQLSILLENMRREGFEIQVSKPRVLFKDIDGVKHEPIELALVDVEDQFTGVVIEKMGIRKGEMVSMQPGTDGYTRLEFKVPARGLIGFRNEFLTDTKGSGILNHSFYDFEIYKGEIPTRPKGVLISLEQGKTIPYALNGLQDRGVMFLDPGVDVYEGMIVGEHNRENDLVVNVCKTKKLTNMRAAGSDDSVKLAPPRRFTLEQALDYVADDELVEITPVNIRMRKKFLKEADRRKNR; this is encoded by the coding sequence ATGAAAATTAAAAACATAGCGATAATTGCCCACGTTGACCACGGTAAAACAACTGTAGTTGACTGTCTATTAAGACAAGCTGGTGTTTTCGCTGCCCACGAGTTAGAAAAAGTAGCAGAAAGAGTAATGGACTCAAATGATATTGAAAGAGAAAGAGGAATCACAATATTCTCTAAAAATGCTTCAGTTCACTACAAAGATTATAAAATTAATATAATAGATACTCCAGGACACGCGGACTTCGGAGGAGAGGTTCAAAGAATCATGAAAATGGTTGACAGTGTAATTTTACTAGTTGACGCATTTGAAGGTCCAATGCCTCAAACAAAATATGTTCTTAAGAAAGCTTTAGAGCAAGGACATAGACCAATAGTTGTAATCAATAAAGTTGATAGACCAGGATCAAGACCAGAAGAGGTTTTATACATGGTTTACGATTTATTCATTGAGTTAAATGCAAATGATTTACAACTTGAATTCCCAGTAGTATATGCTTCTGGAAAAAATGGATATGCAATGAAAGAGTTAGAAGATAAATCTGACAATATGCAACCATTATTTGAAACTATATTAGAGCACGTTGAAGATCCTGAGGGAGATATCAATAAACCTCTTCAATTCCTAATTACAAACCTTGAGTATGATAACTATGTAGGTAAATTAGCAGTTGGAAGAATTATGAATGGTTCTATTAAGAGAAACCAAGAAGTTATGTTAATAAAAAGAGATGGAAAAATGATCAAAGGAAAGGCTTCAGTTCTTTATGGTTATGAAGGACTAAAAAGAGTAGAAATTCAAGAAGCTTTTGCTGGAGATATAATCTCAATAGCTGGTATGGAGCAAGTTGACATCGGAGAAACTTTAGCAGATGTAAACGAGCCAATCGCTTTACCAGTAATTGACATTGATGAGCCTACACTTGCAATGACATTCCAAGTAAATGATTCTCCATTTGCTGGAAAAGAAGGTAAATTCATAACTTCTAGAAATATCTGGGATAGATTACAAAAAGAATTACAAACTAACGTAAGTATGAGAGTAGAAGCTACAGAAAGTCCTGACGCCTTTGTTGTTAAAGGAAGAGGAGAACTTCAATTATCTATATTATTAGAGAATATGAGAAGAGAAGGATTTGAAATTCAAGTTTCAAAACCAAGAGTTCTATTCAAAGATATCGATGGAGTTAAACATGAGCCAATCGAATTAGCTTTAGTAGACGTTGAAGATCAATTTACAGGTGTTGTAATTGAGAAAATGGGAATTAGAAAGGGAGAAATGGTTTCTATGCAACCAGGAACAGATGGTTATACTAGACTTGAGTTCAAGGTACCTGCAAGAGGATTAATCGGATTTAGAAATGAATTCTTAACTGATACTAAGGGATCAGGAATCTTAAACCACTCATTCTATGACTTCGAAATTTACAAGGGAGAAATTCCTACAAGACCTAAGGGAGTTTTAATTTCTTTAGAGCAAGGAAAAACTATTCCTTACGCATTAAATGGATTACAAGATAGAGGAGTTATGTTCTTAGATCCAGGTGTAGATGTTTATGAGGGTATGATTGTTGGAGAACACAACAGAGAAAATGACCTAGTAGTAAACGTATGTAAAACTAAAAAATTAACAAATATGAGAGCTGCAGGAAGTGATGATTCTGTTAAATTAGCACCACCAAGAAGATTTACTCTTGAGCAAGCTTTAGATTATGTTGCTGATGATGAATTAGTTGAAATTACACCAGTAAATATCAGAATGAGAAAGAAATTCTTAAAAGAAGCTGACAGAAGAAAAAATAGATAA
- the truB gene encoding tRNA pseudouridine(55) synthase TruB, with amino-acid sequence MEGIITIDKPTGITSFDVIRKLRKILKERRIGHTGTLDPLATGVLVICVGRATKLAQDIEAYDKTYIADFDLGYRTDTYDTEGKILEKVEKFHVSKEDLEKSLSKFMGDIEQVPPMYSAIKVDGKKLYELAREGKEIERAKRPVRISKLEILEFDGVKGKILCKVSKGTYIRSLIDDLGRDLETFATMSGLRRTEVGHENLEKSFTLEEIEELMAENNLKFIRSVEDYFNFEKVTIDSGKDKTLFLNGQRVRTKKSEGKYRVYCEGNFMGLGEVTKGLLKGYKYY; translated from the coding sequence TTGGAAGGAATTATAACGATTGATAAACCAACAGGAATTACTTCCTTTGACGTTATAAGAAAATTAAGAAAAATTTTAAAAGAAAGAAGAATAGGACATACTGGTACTTTAGACCCATTAGCAACTGGAGTATTGGTAATTTGTGTAGGTAGAGCTACAAAATTAGCTCAAGATATTGAGGCCTATGACAAGACCTATATAGCAGATTTTGATCTTGGATATAGAACAGACACTTATGATACAGAGGGTAAGATTTTGGAAAAAGTTGAAAAATTCCATGTATCAAAAGAGGATTTGGAAAAATCTCTAAGTAAATTTATGGGAGACATAGAACAAGTTCCGCCAATGTACTCAGCTATAAAAGTTGATGGAAAAAAACTTTATGAATTAGCTAGAGAAGGTAAGGAAATTGAAAGAGCTAAAAGACCTGTAAGAATAAGTAAATTAGAAATTTTAGAGTTTGATGGAGTAAAGGGAAAAATACTTTGCAAAGTATCAAAGGGAACTTATATTAGATCTTTAATTGATGATTTAGGAAGAGATTTAGAAACTTTTGCAACTATGAGTGGACTTAGAAGAACTGAAGTAGGTCATGAAAATTTAGAAAAAAGTTTTACTTTAGAAGAAATTGAAGAATTAATGGCAGAAAATAATTTGAAGTTCATAAGAAGTGTAGAAGATTATTTTAATTTTGAAAAGGTAACTATCGATTCTGGTAAGGACAAGACTTTGTTTTTAAATGGACAAAGAGTAAGAACTAAAAAATCAGAAGGTAAATATAGAGTATACTGTGAAGGGAACTTTATGGGACTTGGTGAAGTTACCAAGGGATTACTTAAAGGTTACAAATATTATTAA